One part of the Rutidosis leptorrhynchoides isolate AG116_Rl617_1_P2 chromosome 1, CSIRO_AGI_Rlap_v1, whole genome shotgun sequence genome encodes these proteins:
- the LOC139856863 gene encoding ABC transporter G family member 39-like isoform X3 yields the protein MEDQELLERILEYVDQDHEIFLKRLRERIDRVGIETPKIEVRYENLSVEGDVYVGHRALPSLFNTIFNSFQSTLALTGISPSKKKKVKILHSISGIVKPSRLTLLLGPPGAGKTTLLLALAGKLDHHLKVSGNVSYCGHLLSEFIPQRTCAYISPHSLHSGEMTVRETLDFSGRCLGIVARHRLLTELMKKEKEAGIEPNPDIDAFMKATAVPGLETSPVTTYILKILGLESCADTIVGDQMIRGISGGEKKRVTTGEMLVGPARVFLMDEISSGLDSSTTYNIIKVLKQMVHIMDLTMVISLLQPDPETFKLFDDVISLSEGQIVYQGPTQNVVDFFESMGFKCPERKGVADFLQEVTSKKDQEQYWFKTEEQPYVYVPIHEFSRAFKTFHVGRKLEMDIKIPYDKSKTHPDALMKDKYGISYIELLRACFHKEWLLTKRNSLLYIFKTFQLTFMSLVSMTVFFRTEMHVGNLEDGGKFFGSLFFSLLIVMFNGMAELALTVMRLPVFYKHRDSLLYPAWAFAIPIWVLKIPLSLMESGIWVILTYYTIGYAPDATRFFKQFLTFFAIHQMALSFFRLIAAIARTDVLANTLGAFTMLVMLLLGGFIVAKNDTESWMSLGFYASPMMYAQNALVINEFLDKRWNAPNIYPLINASTVGQALLKSRSFFTKDYWFYICIGALIGFSFLFNILFIIALTYLSPFCDTKTAIGDETTSRENGSTVGDANRTKRRGMVLPFQPLSLAFNHLNYSIDVPAEMKSRGVECDRLQLLKDVSGTFRPGILTALVGVSGAGKTTLMDVLAGRKTGGYIEGDVFISGYPKNQTTFARVSGYCEQNDIHSPHVTVCESLLFSAWLRLSLDVHITTQKMFVEELMELMELNPIRNALVGLPGVDGLSIEQRKRLTIAVELVANPSIIFLDEPTTGLDARAAAIVMRTVRNMVDTGRTVVCTIHQPSIDIFESFDELILMKFGGQIIYAGPLGQYSHKLVEYFEDISGVPKIRNGYNPATWALEVTSSAVENRLNIDYAELYFNSSLYQENQKLIIDLCTPSDSEDLFFQTEYAQAFLVQCKACLWKQHWSYWRNPQYNVTRFVTSIVIASIFGAVFHKQGEKMEKQQDLQNILGALFASVIFFGAINQNTVQPIVAVERTVFYRERASGVYSSLPYAFSQVTIESIYIVFQTSIYVFILYPMIGFEWKTAKVLWFYFYMLMSNIYFTMFGMMTISLTPSSQISAVLIYFFICLWNLFSGFIIPRPQIPIWSRWFYWVDPLSWTIYGLVTSQVGQQNDLFEVPGADNMTLKLFIKEEFGFEYDFLPVVAAVHIGWIFLFFSIFVLGIKYFNFQHR from the exons ATGGAGGATCAGGAGTTGCTTGAAAGGATACTTGAGTATGTGGATCAAGATCATGAAATATTTTTAAAAAGATTAAGGGAAAGGATTGATAG GGTTGGCATTGAGACACCAAAGATTGAAGTAAGATATGAGAATTtatcagttgaaggagatgtttatGTTGGACATAGAGCTCTTCCTTCTCTCTTTAATACCATCTTTAACTCATTTCAG AGCACACTGGCATTGACTGGAATCAGTCCTTCTAAGAAGAAAAAGGTCAAAATTCTTCACTCCATTAGTGGCATTGTAAAACCATCAAG GTTGACATTGCTTCTAGGTCCACCAGGTGCAGGCAAAACCACATTGTTGCTAGCATTAGCAGGGAAACTTGATCATCATCTTAAA GTATCAGGAAATGTTTCTTATTGTGGCCACCTACTGTCTGAATTCATTCCTCAAAGAACTTGTGCTTATATAAGTCCTCATAGCCTGCATTCAGGCGAGATGACCGTTAGAGAGACGTTAGATTTTTCAGGGCGGTGTTTAGGTATTGTGGCTAGGCACCGTTTGCTGACAGAGCTCATGAAGAAGGAGAAAGAAGCAGGAATCGAACCAAATCCAGATATCGATGCTTTTATGAAGGCAACTGCTGTCCCAGGTCTTGAAACCAGTCCGGTCACCACTTATATCCTCAAG ATACTCGGTTTGGAATCTTGTGCTGATACAATTGTTGGTGATCAAATGATAAGAGGCATTTCTGGTGGTGAAAAGAAACGTGTTACTACCG GGGAGATGCTAGTTGGGCCCGCACGAGTTTTTTTAATGGACGAAATCTCGAGCGGATTAGACAGTTCAACAACTTATAATATCATTAAGGTCCTAAAACAAATGGTACATATAATGGATTTGACCATGGTTATCTCTCTTTTGCAACCTGACCCAGAAACATTCAAACTTTTCGATGATGTCATATCATTATCCGAAGGTCAAATCGTATATCAAGGTCCTACTCAAAATGTGGTTGACTTTTTTGAGTCCATGGGCTTTAAGTGCCCAGAAAGAAAAGGGGTTGCAGACTTTCTTCAAGAGGTAACTTCGAAAAAAGACCAAGAACAGTACTGGTTCAAGACCGAGGAACAACCTTACGTTTATGTCCCGATTCATGAATTTTCACGGGCTTTTAAAACATTCCACGTAGGACGAAAACTCGAAATGGATATCAAAATTCCTTATGATAAATCCAAAACACATCCAGATGCTTTGATGAAAGATAAGTATGGAATATCTTATATCGAGCTTTTGAGGGCGTGTTTTCATAAAGAGTGGTTGCTAACAAAACGTAATTCGTTGCTTTACATATTTAAAACATTTCAGTTAACGTTCATGTCGTTGGTAAGCATGACAGTGTTCTTTAGGACTGAAATGCATGTCGGAAATTTGGAAGACGGAGGGAAGTTTTTCGGGTCTCTTTTTTTCTCGCTTCTTATCGTGATGTTTAACGGGATGGCTGAGCTGGCATTGACAGTTATGAGGCTTCCGGTTTTTTATAAACATCGAGATTCATTGCTGTATCCTGCATGGGCTTTTGCTATCCCCATTTGGGTACTTAAAATTCCTTTGTCTCTCATGGAATCAGGAATTTGGGTGATTTTAACTTATTATACTATAGGATATGCACCAGATGCCACCAG ATTTTTTAAGCAATTCTTGACGTTCTTCGCCATACATCAAATGGCTCTCTCGTTTTTTCGATTAATCGCTGCGATTGCCAGAACCGATGTTTTAGCGAACACTTTAGGTGCATTCACAATGTTGGTGATGTTACTTCTTGGAGGATTTATAGTGGCTAAGA ATGATACGGAGTCGTGGATGTCATTGGGATTCTATGCGTCTCCAATGATGTATGCCCAAAATGCATTAGTTATAAATGAGTTTCTTGATAAAAGATGGAATGCT CCCAACATATATCCGCTGATTAATGCCTCAACCGTTGGCCAGGCCCTTCTCAAATCAAGAAGTTTCTTCACAAAGGATTACTGGTTTTATATTTGTATAGGAGCACTCATTGGGTTCTCGTTTCTCTTCAATATATTGTTTATCATAGCACTAACTTACTTAAGTC CATTTTGTGATACTAAAACTGCTATTGGTGATGAAA CTACTTCAAGGGAAAATGGCTCGACTGTTGGTGATGCTAACCGTACGAAAAGAAGAGGAATGGTGCTGCCTTTTCAGCCTCTTTCACTCGCTTTCAACCATCTCAATTACAGCATTGATGTACCAGCT GAAATGAAGTCAAGAGGGGTTGAATGTGACCGTCTTCAATTGCTTAAGGATGTTAGTGGTACATTTAGACCTGGGATATTAACTGCGCTCGTAGGCGTTAGTGGTGCTGGTAAGACAACCTTGATGGATGTGTTAGCAGGACGAAAGACAGGTGGATATATCGAAGGAGACGTCTTTATATCAGGCTACCCAAAGAACCAAACCACTTTTGCTCGTGTCAGCGGTTATTGTGAGCAGAATGATATCCATTCACCACATGTAACTGTTTGCGAATCTCTATTGTTTTCCGCTTGGCTGCGCCTATCTTTGGATGTACATATAACTACTCAAAAG ATGTTTGTAGAGGAGTTGATGGAACTAATGGAGCTTAATCCAATAAGGAATGCTTTAGTGGGGCTTCCTGGAGTAGATGGTCTCTCGATCGAACAGCGAAAGCGGCTAACAATCGCCGTCGAATTGGTGGCGAATCCGTCCATCATctttttggatgaaccgacaactgGTCTTGATGCTAGAGCTGCAGCCATTGTTATGCGTACCGTAAGGAACATGGTGGACACAGGAAGAACTGTTGTATGCACAATTCACCAACCAAGTATAGACATATTTGAATCTTTCGATGAG TTGATTTTGATGAAGTTTGGAGGACAAATTATTTATGCTGGACCTTTAGGCCAATATTCCCACAAACTAGTAGAGTATTTTGAA GATATTTCAGGAGTACCAAAAATCAGGAATGGCTATAATCCTGCCACATGGGCGTTAGAGGTGACTTCTTCGGCAGTTGAGAATCGTCTTAACATTGATTATGCTGAACTATATTTCAATTCATCTCTTTATCA GGAAAATCAAAAACTTATTATCGATCTTTGTACTCCAAGTGATTCTGAGGACCTCTTCTTTCAGACCGAATATGCACAAGCGTTTCTTGTACAATGCAAAGCTTGTTTGTGGAAACAACATTGGTCTTATTGGAGGAACCCCCAGTATAATGTTACCCGATTTGTCACCTCCATCGTCATTGCTAGTATCTTTGGTGCTGTTTTTCATAAACAGGGAGAAAAGAT GGAAAAACAACAAGATCTGCAAAATATATTGGGAGCTTTGTTTGCTTCTGTCATCTTCTTTGGAGCAATCAATCAAAATACTGTTCAACCTATTGTTGCTGTTGAAAGAACCGTTTTTTACCGCGAAAGGGCTTCAGGGGTGTATTCGTCTTTACCATATGCATTTTCCCAG GTGACTATAGAGTCAATCTATATTGTGTTTCAAACTAGTATCTATGTCTTCATTTTGTACCCGATGATTGGATTCGAGTGGAAAACTGCGAAAGTTTTGTGGTTCTACTTTTATATGTTGATGAGTAACATCTACTTCACGATGTTTGGCATGATGACGATATCATTGACACCAAGTTCCCAAATTTCAGCTGTTTTAATCTACTTCTTCATCTGCCTTTGGAACTTGTTTTCGGGTTTTATCATCCCTAGACCG CAAATACCAATATGGAGCAGATGGTTTTATTGGGTTGACCCGCTCAGTTGGACAATCTACGGTCTAGTAACCAGCCAAGTTGGTCAGCAAAATGATCTGTTTGAGGTGCCTGGTGCTGACAATATGACACTGAAATTGTTCATCAAAGAGGAGTTTGGGTTCGAGTATGATTTCCTTCCTGTGGTGGCTGCAGTACATATTGGTTGGATCTTTTTATTTTTTAGCATCTTTGTGTTGGGAATCAAGTACTTTAATTTTCAACACCGATAA